Proteins found in one uncultured Desulfuromonas sp. genomic segment:
- the selB gene encoding selenocysteine-specific translation elongation factor, whose protein sequence is MASQRNIIIGTAGHVDHGKSELIRALTGVQTDRLKEEQQRGISIDLGFAAFALPNGDHAGVIDVPGHEKFINNMLAGIGGIDLVLLVIDCNEGVMPQTHEHLQILNLLQIPQGIIVMTKVDLADEEWIDIVEEEVREEVAGTFLEKAPICRVSSITKQGIPQLIDSVVDAVKDLPQRDSDGPMRLPIDRHFSVAGFGTVVTGTLLTGQVNVGDTVEVLPPGEKVRIRDVQVHGKKHPTALCGQRVALNLAGLERDRLQRGCVIGTPGIFEQTSRLDARLTLLEDAPRPIKFRDPVHFHLGTARVVGLVALLDRDELQPGETALVQIHLDKPLVAHRQDRFIIRSYSPVTTIGGGLVIDPAPEKHKRFRPEVMKAIEELESGESSFLLQKLTELQCARVKDLEQLSGMGRERITSHLEQLAQEGKIHLLADQWLPAPLVRAFEGQLVDLVTQGHDDNPLLPGTLHATLKSRLPNRLSPKAFDTLLTRTPLQRVGEWVQAEGFQPNPSATQRQDLERIEEAYRAAGVQAKGRRDMLDKLGFSDEQLEDYLGYLFFNGRLIKLTDDTFFHHSSYRLAVDKLVTHFTANQSLTLGEYRDLLGSARKPVQALLEHFDALKYTMRKGDAREAWKLPSPEDVASL, encoded by the coding sequence ATGGCATCTCAACGAAATATTATCATTGGCACCGCCGGTCACGTCGACCACGGTAAATCCGAACTGATCAGAGCGTTGACCGGTGTTCAGACCGACCGCCTTAAAGAAGAACAGCAACGCGGCATCTCCATTGACCTCGGCTTTGCGGCGTTTGCTCTGCCCAATGGCGACCATGCCGGTGTTATTGACGTTCCCGGACACGAAAAATTCATCAACAATATGCTGGCCGGTATCGGCGGCATCGATCTGGTTCTGCTGGTCATCGACTGCAACGAAGGGGTGATGCCGCAGACCCATGAGCATCTGCAGATCCTCAATTTGCTGCAGATTCCCCAGGGGATCATTGTCATGACCAAGGTTGATCTGGCTGATGAGGAATGGATCGATATCGTCGAAGAGGAAGTGCGTGAAGAAGTTGCCGGAACTTTTCTCGAAAAAGCACCGATCTGTCGCGTGTCATCCATTACCAAGCAGGGGATTCCCCAATTGATCGACAGCGTGGTTGACGCGGTCAAAGACTTGCCGCAACGCGACTCCGACGGCCCCATGCGTCTGCCCATCGACAGGCACTTTTCCGTGGCCGGTTTCGGCACCGTGGTTACCGGCACCCTGCTCACAGGACAGGTCAATGTCGGGGATACCGTTGAAGTGTTGCCGCCCGGTGAGAAGGTGCGGATTCGTGATGTCCAGGTGCATGGTAAAAAACACCCCACCGCCCTGTGCGGGCAACGGGTCGCCCTCAATCTGGCCGGATTGGAACGCGACCGCCTCCAGCGCGGCTGCGTTATCGGCACACCGGGTATTTTTGAGCAAACCAGCCGCCTCGATGCCCGTCTGACACTGCTTGAGGATGCACCGCGCCCGATCAAATTTCGCGACCCGGTCCATTTTCATCTCGGCACAGCCCGTGTCGTCGGCCTGGTTGCCCTGCTCGACCGCGATGAACTGCAACCCGGCGAAACCGCTCTGGTGCAGATCCATCTCGACAAACCACTGGTCGCTCATCGTCAGGACCGGTTTATTATCCGCTCCTATTCGCCGGTCACCACCATTGGCGGTGGATTGGTAATTGATCCGGCGCCGGAAAAACATAAACGCTTCCGGCCCGAAGTGATGAAAGCGATTGAAGAACTCGAATCTGGTGAAAGCTCCTTCCTGCTGCAAAAACTCACCGAGCTGCAGTGCGCCCGCGTCAAGGACCTCGAACAACTCTCCGGCATGGGCCGCGAACGGATCACCTCCCACCTTGAGCAACTGGCTCAGGAGGGTAAAATTCACCTGCTGGCCGACCAATGGCTGCCGGCACCTCTGGTCCGCGCCTTTGAAGGACAGCTTGTTGACCTGGTCACTCAAGGGCATGACGATAACCCACTATTACCCGGCACCCTGCATGCGACCCTTAAGTCACGCCTACCCAACCGCTTGTCGCCCAAGGCATTTGATACGCTGCTAACCCGCACGCCGCTGCAACGAGTTGGTGAATGGGTACAGGCAGAAGGGTTCCAACCCAACCCTTCCGCCACGCAACGTCAGGACTTAGAGCGCATCGAAGAGGCCTACCGTGCGGCCGGTGTTCAGGCCAAAGGACGTCGTGACATGCTCGACAAACTCGGTTTCAGTGATGAGCAACTGGAAGACTACCTGGGCTATCTTTTTTTCAATGGTCGCCTGATTAAGCTAACCGATGATACGTTCTTCCACCACAGCAGTTACCGTCTTGCCGTTGACAAATTGGTCACTCATTTTACCGCGAACCAGAGCCTGACCCTGGGCGAATATCGTGACCTGTTAGGCAGTGCCCGCAAGCCGGTTCAGGCCCTGCTGGAGCATTTTGACGCTCTCAAATATACCATGCGTAAGGGCGATGCTCGAGAAGCGTGGAAACTACCCAGCCCGGAAGACGTGGCCTCTCTTTAG
- the selA gene encoding L-seryl-tRNA(Sec) selenium transferase, with product MKNHVALLKQLPAIDRLLQHPALVHSTAPHCLIVEAAQETVDHCRRSILDAKEEQTVGIDLDTLAGQAATCLSEKLRASLCRVINATGTLLHTNLGRAPLSDEALDSIDQVARGYSNLELNLTTGKRGHRYSHIDELLCRLTGAEAAAVVNNNAGAVLLSLTALAKGKEAIVSRGELVEIGGAFRVPDVMEAGGVHLCEIGTTNKTHLKDYRQAINENTGLLLKVHTSNYRIVGFTESVSAAQMVDLGKEHKIPVMEDLGSGMLFDLSEFGLPREPTVREAVDAGIDLLTFSGDKLLGGPQAGLIVGKKWAIDKIRNHPLARALRIDKLTLAALETTLRHYLDRQQAIDKVPVLRMLNMKAEDLKQRSEGFITHLSKRLADTARVELIEEPSCVGGGALPTTELAGWAVALTLPTTSVDQCATTLRQAEIPVVARIQEDRLIINLRTVLPAQEPLLLDALTAACSPKN from the coding sequence ATGAAAAACCATGTCGCCCTGCTCAAGCAACTCCCGGCCATTGACCGCCTTCTGCAACACCCGGCGCTGGTGCACAGCACAGCCCCGCACTGTCTGATTGTCGAAGCCGCTCAGGAAACGGTTGATCACTGTCGCCGGTCTATTCTCGACGCCAAAGAGGAACAAACCGTTGGCATCGATCTCGACACCCTTGCCGGCCAGGCCGCAACCTGCCTGAGCGAAAAATTGCGCGCTTCATTGTGTCGGGTGATCAATGCCACCGGCACTCTGCTGCACACCAACTTGGGCCGGGCACCTCTGAGTGATGAAGCATTGGACAGTATCGACCAGGTGGCTCGCGGTTACTCTAATCTTGAGCTCAACCTGACCACGGGCAAGCGTGGCCATCGCTACAGTCATATTGATGAGTTGCTGTGTCGTCTGACCGGCGCTGAAGCCGCCGCGGTTGTCAACAACAATGCCGGGGCGGTTCTGCTGTCATTGACCGCGTTGGCCAAAGGTAAGGAAGCCATCGTTTCGCGTGGCGAACTGGTGGAGATCGGCGGCGCATTCCGCGTTCCGGATGTGATGGAAGCCGGCGGGGTACACTTATGCGAAATTGGCACCACCAACAAAACGCACCTCAAAGATTACCGTCAGGCCATTAACGAAAATACCGGTCTGTTGCTTAAAGTGCATACCAGCAATTACCGCATTGTCGGCTTCACCGAATCGGTCAGTGCCGCGCAGATGGTTGATCTCGGCAAGGAGCACAAAATTCCGGTCATGGAAGACCTCGGCAGCGGCATGCTGTTTGATCTCAGCGAGTTTGGTCTGCCCCGTGAACCGACGGTGCGTGAAGCGGTGGATGCCGGTATCGACCTGCTCACCTTCAGTGGCGACAAACTGCTCGGCGGTCCGCAGGCCGGTCTGATTGTTGGTAAAAAATGGGCCATCGACAAGATCCGCAACCATCCGCTGGCCCGCGCCCTGCGCATCGACAAACTGACCCTGGCCGCATTGGAAACGACCCTGAGGCACTACCTGGATCGCCAGCAAGCCATCGACAAGGTTCCGGTGCTGCGCATGCTCAACATGAAAGCCGAAGACCTCAAGCAGCGCAGCGAAGGTTTTATCACTCACCTGTCCAAACGTCTTGCCGACACCGCCCGCGTTGAACTGATCGAAGAGCCATCCTGTGTGGGCGGCGGTGCTCTGCCAACCACGGAGCTGGCGGGCTGGGCTGTGGCCCTGACATTACCCACCACCTCAGTGGACCAATGCGCCACCACCTTACGTCAGGCTGAAATTCCTGTTGTTGCCCGCATTCAAGAAGACCGGCTGATCATCAATCTGCGTACTGTGCTTCCCGCTCAGGAACCCCTGCTGCTCGACGCCTTAACCGCCGCCTGTAGCCCAAAGAACTGA
- a CDS encoding DUF1566 domain-containing protein — translation MLPVGTERKKKSGWWLFSTGFFLLLVGVFFLTVSPSADEGLEWEAQEQGFWAFHTHDLRFWHKDADTYCRQLTKGGHYDWRLPTLEELNELLQLSARHRRSRAGVERAIYWTATPYGEEGRRFWAVSFLSEQAAAMEEHNYNSVVCVRGGI, via the coding sequence ATGCTTCCTGTAGGTACAGAGAGGAAAAAGAAATCCGGTTGGTGGCTGTTTTCTACAGGTTTTTTTCTGTTGCTTGTCGGTGTTTTTTTTCTGACCGTCTCCCCTTCGGCTGATGAAGGTCTTGAATGGGAAGCTCAGGAACAGGGGTTTTGGGCGTTTCATACTCACGATCTGCGCTTTTGGCATAAAGATGCCGACACGTACTGTCGCCAACTGACTAAAGGCGGCCATTATGACTGGCGTCTACCGACGTTGGAGGAGCTCAATGAGCTGCTGCAACTGTCGGCGCGGCATCGCCGGAGCCGGGCTGGGGTGGAACGGGCAATTTACTGGACCGCTACGCCTTATGGCGAAGAGGGCCGTCGATTCTGGGCGGTTTCCTTTCTCAGTGAGCAGGCTGCTGCCATGGAAGAACACAATTATAACTCTGTTGTTTGCGTTCGTGGGGGAATCTGA
- a CDS encoding EAL domain-containing protein: MAENGSNNQDVVYEELYRDLMGLVGEPFFRALTTKLARLSGADYAFIGEFVDDQRDRVRTVAVYADGKNIDNLEFELENTPCDVVVCKGLQRYPHNVLELFPLDHLAIELEVESYIGLPLLDSKGEVMGPLAVFSRRPLGDIEMAETVLHLFAMRAAAELERIKIERQRDEELHFLQSLLDAIPNPVFYKDLDSRYLGCNRSYEDLLNKSRQDIIGHRAADVMPPFRAVVAIREDNKVYDSALSRTYESAIEEADHGTMQVLFNKAPFFDRDGELAGLVGTIQDITSLREMQSAMQSLVESTVGFTGSNCYRRVAQQLCQWFDADCAIVGRIVEEGKVHSLVTIQDGVSIPSYSFNLSDTPCEKVVDEGMCLMSEGVMEHYPNCSLVTQMHAEGYVGTPIRDHNGEVLGVLSVLSRGKIKSLERAKDVLAIMAARVSAEIERELSEQRLRDNEDHLEYLVYHDVLTDLPNRQLFRDRLQHAISMASLGQHQVGVLFLDLDHFKKINDSLGHEVGDRLLCEVARRLRLCIGGLDTVARLSGDEFAIILDQLNNIENVILIAQEVNRRLAEVMVVEGYKLFLTASIGISLYPGDGKDVVSLLKCADAAMFKAKELGRDNYRFYTAGLNERASELLALEGALRQAVDKNHLVVYFQPQVELASRRIIGAEALVRWQHPENGMISPVDFIPMAEETGLIVSIGEWVLRQSCLQARQWQVAGYPPMRISVNMSARQFRQKDLVPMVRRILQETGLSPEYLDLEITESILMNDVDGAVERLVELHSLGIQLSIDDFGTGYSSLAYLKKFPIQYLKIDRSFVRDVIIDPNDAAIATAVIDLARNMNLNVIAEGIEQQDQHQFLLDRGCGYGQGYLFSRPIPAHEFEQLLVRQQGV; encoded by the coding sequence ATGGCTGAAAACGGGTCAAATAATCAGGACGTGGTGTATGAAGAGTTGTATCGCGACCTGATGGGGCTGGTTGGGGAACCGTTTTTTCGGGCTCTGACGACAAAACTTGCGCGGCTTTCCGGAGCGGATTATGCCTTTATCGGCGAGTTTGTCGATGATCAACGCGACCGTGTTAGAACGGTGGCTGTTTACGCTGATGGCAAAAATATCGATAATCTGGAGTTTGAACTCGAAAACACGCCCTGCGATGTTGTGGTTTGTAAGGGCTTGCAACGTTACCCGCACAACGTTCTCGAACTGTTTCCGCTTGACCATCTGGCCATCGAGTTGGAGGTTGAAAGCTATATCGGCTTGCCGCTTCTCGACTCCAAAGGTGAGGTGATGGGGCCTCTGGCCGTGTTCAGCCGGCGTCCTCTCGGCGATATTGAGATGGCGGAAACCGTTCTGCACCTGTTTGCCATGCGTGCCGCTGCCGAGCTGGAACGGATCAAGATTGAGCGTCAACGTGATGAAGAGTTGCATTTTCTGCAAAGTTTGCTGGATGCGATTCCAAACCCGGTATTTTACAAAGATCTCGACAGCCGTTACCTCGGCTGTAACCGCAGCTACGAAGACCTGCTCAATAAATCCCGCCAGGATATTATCGGCCACCGGGCTGCCGATGTCATGCCCCCTTTTCGAGCCGTTGTGGCGATTCGCGAAGATAATAAAGTCTACGACAGTGCCTTGTCGCGCACCTACGAATCGGCCATTGAAGAAGCGGACCATGGCACGATGCAGGTCTTGTTCAACAAAGCTCCTTTCTTTGATCGGGACGGTGAACTGGCTGGATTAGTGGGGACGATTCAGGATATTACCAGCCTGCGCGAGATGCAGTCGGCCATGCAGTCTCTGGTGGAGAGTACGGTGGGCTTTACCGGTAGTAATTGTTACCGGCGTGTTGCTCAACAGTTGTGCCAATGGTTTGATGCCGATTGCGCCATTGTCGGACGTATTGTGGAGGAGGGAAAGGTTCACTCTCTGGTGACGATTCAGGATGGGGTGTCGATTCCGTCCTATAGTTTCAACCTGTCGGATACTCCGTGTGAAAAAGTGGTTGACGAGGGGATGTGCCTGATGAGTGAAGGGGTGATGGAACATTATCCCAACTGCAGTCTGGTCACCCAGATGCATGCTGAGGGCTATGTGGGTACCCCGATTCGCGATCACAACGGCGAGGTGCTTGGTGTTCTCAGTGTGTTGTCACGTGGTAAAATCAAGTCGCTGGAACGGGCCAAGGACGTTCTTGCCATCATGGCGGCGCGGGTCAGCGCTGAAATTGAGCGGGAACTCTCAGAGCAGCGCCTGCGGGATAACGAGGACCATCTTGAATATCTGGTTTATCACGATGTGCTCACGGATCTGCCCAATCGGCAATTGTTCAGAGATCGGCTTCAGCATGCGATCAGCATGGCCTCGCTGGGACAACATCAGGTTGGCGTGCTGTTTCTCGATCTGGATCATTTCAAAAAAATCAATGATTCACTCGGCCACGAAGTCGGTGACCGGTTGCTGTGTGAAGTGGCCCGACGCTTGCGCCTGTGCATTGGCGGGTTGGATACCGTCGCTCGTCTCAGCGGCGACGAGTTTGCCATTATCCTCGACCAGCTCAATAACATCGAAAATGTGATCCTCATTGCTCAGGAGGTCAATCGGCGATTGGCTGAAGTGATGGTGGTTGAAGGCTATAAACTGTTTCTTACTGCCAGTATTGGTATCAGTCTCTATCCGGGCGATGGCAAGGATGTGGTGTCGTTGCTTAAATGTGCCGATGCGGCCATGTTTAAGGCCAAGGAGCTGGGGCGCGATAATTACCGTTTTTATACCGCCGGTCTCAATGAGCGCGCCAGTGAACTTCTGGCACTGGAAGGTGCGCTACGCCAGGCGGTGGATAAAAACCATCTGGTGGTTTATTTCCAGCCGCAGGTCGAATTGGCCAGCCGGAGGATTATCGGAGCCGAGGCGTTGGTGCGTTGGCAGCACCCTGAAAATGGCATGATCTCACCGGTGGATTTTATCCCCATGGCCGAGGAAACCGGCCTGATTGTTTCCATTGGTGAATGGGTGCTACGTCAGTCGTGCCTCCAGGCCCGGCAGTGGCAGGTGGCGGGTTACCCGCCGATGCGGATTTCCGTCAATATGTCGGCGCGCCAATTCCGGCAAAAAGACCTTGTGCCCATGGTACGTCGGATACTCCAGGAGACGGGACTGAGCCCGGAATATCTTGATCTGGAAATTACCGAGAGTATTTTGATGAACGATGTTGATGGCGCCGTGGAACGTCTCGTTGAGCTGCACAGCCTTGGTATTCAGTTATCCATTGATGATTTCGGAACCGGGTATTCGTCGCTGGCCTATCTGAAAAAATTTCCCATCCAATATCTTAAAATCGATCGCTCCTTCGTGCGTGATGTGATTATCGATCCGAATGATGCCGCGATTGCCACAGCCGTTATCGATCTGGCGCGTAATATGAACCTCAACGTTATTGCCGAGGGTATTGAGCAACAGGACCAGCATCAATTCCTGTTGGACCGCGGCTGTGGTTACGGCCAGGGCTATCTGTTCAGCCGTCCGATCCCCGCTCATGAGTTTGAGCAGTTGCTGGTTAGGCAGCAGGGGGTGTGA
- a CDS encoding YkgJ family cysteine cluster protein — MTMSQDVTALIAAYREVLAQADHWFDDAATALGPMLGCHIGCCDCCRGLFDITLPDAVVLQIGFQQLDGHWQQRVLQRCRQRRDLLQQQWPELQAPYLLNHLHNRPWQTMPEQDATPCPLLDDQGSCLVYAWRPLTCRLHGFPQIDVDGEVFSECCCPYNEEAVTCSTRDVQRGPFRELFTREAQLIRRVNQLLTAQYLYELDTFIPLAFLIDFSDPGQWAHPVDIADL, encoded by the coding sequence TTGACCATGAGCCAGGATGTCACCGCGTTGATAGCCGCCTATCGTGAGGTGCTCGCTCAGGCTGACCACTGGTTTGATGACGCAGCAACCGCGCTCGGCCCGATGCTGGGCTGCCATATTGGCTGTTGTGATTGCTGCCGGGGCCTGTTTGATATCACGCTGCCGGATGCGGTGGTGCTGCAGATAGGCTTTCAGCAGCTCGATGGTCACTGGCAACAACGGGTATTGCAGCGTTGTCGCCAACGGCGTGATCTGTTGCAGCAACAGTGGCCGGAATTGCAAGCGCCGTATCTGCTCAACCACCTTCATAACCGCCCGTGGCAGACCATGCCGGAGCAGGATGCAACGCCCTGTCCGTTGCTCGATGATCAGGGTAGCTGCCTCGTCTACGCCTGGCGACCATTGACCTGCCGACTCCACGGTTTTCCTCAGATTGATGTGGATGGCGAGGTGTTTTCAGAGTGTTGCTGTCCCTATAACGAAGAAGCTGTAACCTGCTCAACTCGCGACGTGCAACGGGGACCATTTCGTGAGTTGTTCACCCGCGAAGCCCAATTGATCCGCCGGGTAAACCAATTGCTGACCGCTCAGTATCTGTACGAATTGGATACCTTTATCCCCCTGGCTTTTCTGATTGATTTTTCAGACCCCGGACAGTGGGCGCATCCCGTGGATATTGCCGACCTTTAA
- a CDS encoding alkaline phosphatase codes for MKLTSIKRMLVASAAVCTLCLAGTAVAGTTSYNGSAPKYIFYFIGDGMASPQIHATEAYLAAVQDDDIVAGGIKAEKLTMSQFPVMGMQMSYANNRFITGSAAAGTALACGMKTNIGVISMNPDAVLKYKTLAEVAKERGMKVGIISSVSIDHATPAVFYSHTESRNNYEEIGAQLLDSGFDYFAGGGFRVNKYTSSEYASLDNDARYARVESKAAAKGFTFANTRDEFDALSGGRAIAVNPYLDSSNAIPYALNRINNEADYEGSITLAEFTAKGIDLLYTKNDGFFMMVEGGKIDWAAHANDARAAIEDTIAFDNAIAEAVAFATEHPKETLIVVTGDHECGGMTLGYAGTVYETYYEKMAAQTIAYDDFDSKVIGAYKANYTTLPSDVDTTMWQLILDFYGLDGAALTADEGDDLTEYEISLVEDAFDMTMRGESVNTSEEDSLLYGGYNALSVTLTHLLNRKSGLAWTSYSHTAVPVPVMASGAGEDMFDGYYDNTDVAKKIAEIMKVYLNSL; via the coding sequence GTGAAGTTAACATCCATCAAGAGAATGCTGGTCGCTTCGGCCGCTGTCTGCACTCTGTGCCTTGCCGGGACCGCTGTTGCCGGAACCACTTCCTATAACGGAAGTGCACCCAAGTATATTTTTTATTTCATTGGTGACGGCATGGCCAGTCCACAGATTCATGCCACAGAGGCATATCTGGCTGCCGTTCAGGACGACGATATCGTTGCTGGCGGCATTAAGGCCGAAAAACTGACCATGAGTCAGTTCCCCGTTATGGGGATGCAAATGAGCTATGCCAACAATCGTTTTATTACAGGCTCCGCTGCCGCCGGGACGGCTTTGGCATGCGGCATGAAAACCAATATCGGTGTCATCTCCATGAATCCAGACGCCGTCTTGAAGTACAAAACACTGGCTGAAGTCGCAAAAGAACGCGGTATGAAAGTCGGCATTATCTCAAGCGTCTCCATTGACCATGCAACTCCGGCGGTTTTTTATTCTCATACGGAAAGCCGGAATAACTACGAAGAGATCGGTGCCCAGTTGCTTGACAGCGGCTTTGACTACTTCGCCGGTGGGGGGTTCCGTGTAAACAAGTACACAAGTTCCGAATATGCTTCCTTGGACAACGACGCCCGTTACGCTCGCGTTGAAAGCAAAGCGGCTGCCAAAGGGTTTACCTTTGCCAATACCCGTGACGAATTTGATGCACTCAGCGGCGGTCGTGCAATCGCCGTTAACCCTTATCTGGACAGCTCCAATGCCATCCCTTATGCGTTGAATCGCATCAATAATGAAGCGGATTACGAAGGATCCATTACGCTGGCGGAATTCACAGCCAAAGGAATTGATCTTCTCTATACGAAAAACGACGGCTTTTTTATGATGGTCGAGGGCGGAAAAATTGACTGGGCTGCCCATGCCAACGACGCCCGTGCCGCAATTGAAGATACCATTGCGTTTGATAACGCCATCGCGGAAGCTGTCGCCTTTGCCACGGAACATCCGAAAGAGACCCTGATCGTTGTTACCGGCGATCATGAGTGCGGTGGCATGACGCTTGGTTATGCCGGTACCGTCTATGAAACTTATTACGAAAAAATGGCCGCTCAGACAATTGCCTACGATGATTTCGACAGCAAAGTCATTGGCGCTTATAAAGCAAACTACACCACGCTTCCTTCTGATGTAGACACTACCATGTGGCAGCTTATCCTCGACTTTTACGGCCTGGACGGTGCTGCTCTGACCGCTGACGAAGGTGATGATCTGACCGAATATGAGATTAGCCTGGTGGAAGACGCCTTTGACATGACAATGCGTGGTGAAAGCGTGAACACATCTGAGGAAGACAGTCTGCTCTATGGTGGATATAATGCGTTGTCTGTTACCTTGACCCATCTGCTCAACCGTAAATCGGGCCTGGCCTGGACCTCTTACTCCCATACCGCTGTTCCGGTGCCGGTTATGGCAAGTGGCGCGGGCGAGGATATGTTTGACGGTTACTACGACAATACCGATGTGGCTAAGAAAATTGCCGAAATCATGAAAGTCTATCTGAATAGTTTGTGA